The segment CATAAttgaatgttttattattattattgttgttgtcagTTACAAGAATATAATACAtgatccacacacacacacacgcacacatgGATCCATCCCACAATATACACTACTTATGTAAGaataaaaattttgaaaaataaaagtaagatttttaaaaaaaatcttttttttcttttttttacattCATCTACACTggttcattaaaataaaaaaaaaaaatgaaattatgatCTATTTAATAAGATTTAAAAAAAGGTATAATCAAAATAGtcagttttttttgttgttgtcaaGTTATCTGATTAATGTAAGCAAGAGTAAACAATATACGACTAGCTGAGTAGTAGCtgggtggtggtggtggtggaggaGGCAAGAGAATGATCTTAGTGATATAAAcactaatcaataataataataaggaggATAACATTTCTAATGTTTGGGTAAGGTTACCGTAGTCAACAAAAAGAACGACAGACTAGATATATATAGAAAGAACAAAACtgagagtatatatatatatatatatatatatatatatatatatatatataattgaacgCGTACAAGAAAGTGAAACAAAGCAGAACTATGTACTGAAATAAATACCATAAAATACCTCATTTTTGGTGATTATGAATGGGTAAGAGAGGAAGAAGAGACAAAATAAGAAGAGAGAAAAGATAGTGGTAATTTagataaatgattttaaaagCTGACAGAAAATCATTGatataaaatatatgtatatatgtacgtaTGTAAATAATGGAAGACAAAATTGCAGTTATTATCACGAAACTGAGCAACATGCTAATCTAGCTCTATGTTTACTTACTGTAAACGATGATACTTGTTTATGATTTGGCGTATTTGATTTATGTGTCCATTGGTTAACTGATTCATTTGACAATTCAGAATAATtagtgatattattattatcattgttattatgggTTTCTGGATTCATATTTTCAACTATACTACAACGATGATCAGGAAGACAGCTGATATTCGATCTTTTTAAAGATTCTCGTCCTGAGGACAAATGTGTAGGACATTTAAATGAAGTTGTAGATTGACTAATAGATTTACAAGACCCATTCCGATGGTTATGAGTAAAGAGGCTGCCGACTCTTACAGGTGAACTATGCTCAAGAGAAATAGAGggaaaattattatcattcgaTTCTAAAACAGGATTCACTGAACAAACAACTTCTGTGTTTGAAATACCACTTATACTAGTTTTTTGAGATGAACCTGTAACAAGAAAATCATGATTTAAACAACTATTCATAGAATCTTTAATCATATTAGAATTCTgcaaaatattgttttttgtAGAAGCTTTTAATATGGATTCAGATGGATGAAGTAAATTTCGATTATAAAATGGGAGTCTTTGTGAATCTTCTAAAGGAAAATCTTCTTTTAGTTGATTGTTGATGGGGAAATTTTCTGATATAGCAGTGAGGCTACGTACAGATGTTGAGGTACTAGCTCGACTAGAATTATATTCACAACTGTTAACTCCAGCAATCGAATTAGTAAATCTACGGTTATATTGACATTGCAATTCAAATGTTCCTCGTATAATATCGATCATGTAGCGTGAATCTCTCAAACTTGTTGCGAGAGAGCTAAGTGAAAAATTGGATGTAGTACATTGTGAACTGCCACCATTTTGTAAAGCATCGTTTCGCTGAGCACTTATGTTGGGTAACTGACTAATGGTTGAAGTTGACTCCGATTCAGCCAAAGTTGCGAATCCACCACGGGTCATATTAGATGTCGCAAAAAGAGTTGAACTTGTATGCATATTTGACGATTCAGACTTTCTTCGTTGATTCAAACCAAATAACAGATTAGATGTCCTAAAAGTAGGAGTTTCTCCAGAGCGTCCCACTTCGTCATCTTCTTCACGTATCGGAGTGCAATGTTCTCGAACTGTATTTGAACCACCTAACTGAGAGTTACTTTCAAGTGATAAAGTAGTCAGTCCAATATTATTCGATTGCATATAAGTTAAATGCGGCTGTTCAGATGTTTCACACAATATAGGTGCGGAACTACACCAACTAGCAGTTTTACGAGAATTGCTAAGAGTGCGATGCGGAGATCTAGTAGAACCCCTTTTATTCACTCCAGAAATTGAAGGTAAAATACTGCGATGGTTATTCCTAATGACATCACTTAGTTCTGTAACTGTATCCAAACACTTAGTCCCATTTTGCATGTAAGATTCATCTGAAGGCTCTTCTGGAGAAAAGGAGTGGTCCAAGTTAGAGGGCAAATGACTGATGTCATGCTGTTCTAGAAATGAGGTATCTGAGTCTGAACGACTGGGTAACGTAACACCTGAACCTGGATAATACAATCCTGAGACTGCTAACAATAAACCTGGAGGTCCACTGCATCTTCGATCGGGATTAATCcctttgtttaaaatatatggGCCTTGGCTGTTATTTGAATAAAGAACCTTTCTTCTATTAATGGCGCCTATTTGTGGCTCAACAGGAGATGAACAAAATGATGGGCGACGCTGATCACTCATTAAACTCATGTTGAGAATAGCATTCCAACTCCCGATGCTTGCTGGACGAGACGACGATGCAGGTGTATTCAAAAACCTTCGTGTCCACGCTGGACTGTGAGCTCCAGAATATGTTTGTTGGGTTGAAGTCGTGTAAAAACTTGTAGGTCTTAGGCCAATCAACTGATCGTCGACATATTTAATACTACGGTACAAATTATACGAACTACGCAAAGATCGAATTCCTAAACTATCTTCAGCTGTGGTATAGACAGCCGGGTTTTGCATAAAACATTCTGCTAATTTCTTTCTGCGTTTATCCACATAGAGGGAATTATTAGTTTCGACTGAGGTATGACTGTTCCAATCTTCTTCAGCAATATGTTTCAGAAGCTGCGGACTGCTCTTCACTGTAGTAAGTGGACGGTGCGATATAAGTCCTCGTCTATAGGTATTCTTTCTCCGAGTTTCCACAGGTGGAAGCGAACGAGTGGTGGATGTAATTCGATTCAAGGAATTTGCGAAACCCATTGTATTTGCATTCCAAGGACTAAGAGGAACATCTGACTCAGCACTATCAGATGCTCCAATAGCAGAACCACTTGTTCTAGAACAAGGACGAGTTAAAACTACAGTTCCATGTACATTTGATGTGAATTCTGAATCGGACATGCTTAATACATGATTAACCATATGATCAGTTAAAAGTTCAGAACGAACACATGCCAAACCAGCAACAGTAGCAagttcttcttcctcttcttccagCATTGCCTCTTCGGACGTATCAGCGAAACAGGGGTGTAAGGCATCTGAATCATTGACCATTTTCACTGACTCATTTATACCTGTAATGTACCTGTCGAATGAAGTAGATGCTATTGGAGACCCTTTActttcttcctcttcttcttcatcttctAAAATCATACTGAAACGCCTGACACGATCCTCTACATTTGACGAGCCTAAAGAATTTAAAATGCGTGAAGTTGGCGTTGGAGTACTTGAACCCATCACACTATTTACCAAAGATTTAGGATTGATATTGTTTTCAACATTCTGCATTTGTTTTGCATTTTCAGATAGTCCAAACACACAGTTGATACATTTTTGTTGTTCTTGTTTTCGTTTTTCATTTAATTGAGACTGGCTTGCTAACCGTTTATATTCTTCTATGTAGTTACGTTTCAGTTTGCGCTCCGCAAGTAAATAATATGTAGCAGCTATGTGGTTGTATTCATTACGATCTAAAGTAGACTGTATTTCTTCAACAGACGCCAGTTCACCCTCAGCCATTTTGGATAAAATCTCCATATGATCTTCAAATGAAAGGTGTTCACGAGATATCAAAGGGACAGAAAACAACTCAATAGGCAAGTCATTACCATCTAGCTTTAGCCAGTCATCTTGTAGGATATCATCAAGATGAGCACGCTTTTGTGGATCACGTATTAGTAAACGAGAAATAAGTCGCTTACAGTCTGGTGATAAATGTGAAGGCATAGAATAATCACAATCCATGATCTTCGTTAACGTTTCACTATCATTTGTTTCTTGAAAGGGCAAATTTCCGCTGACAAGCATATACAATATCACACCTAAGGACCAAATATCCACTTTTGGGGCATCGTATGAGTCACCAAGCAATATCTCCGGAGCTGAGTAAGCCAACGAGCCGCAAGCTGTGTCTAAATTGGTGCCAGGAATAAACTTATTACTGAACCCAAAATCTGTTAACTTAACCAAACCCAGTTTCTCGAAAAAAACTACATTTTCTGGTTTTAGATCTCGATGAACCACTCTTAACTTGTGGCAATAAGCAATAGCAGTTACTATTTGGCGAAAATAACGTTTTGCAACTTTTTCACTTAGACCATTGCCATGACTTGTTATATAATCATATAGGTCTCCTCCATCACCTAACTCAAGGACGAGGTATAGTTTGGTTGGCGTGTCAATAACTTCATATAATCTAACCACATTTGGATGCTGAACAAGTTTCATGCACACAACTTCCTGAAATAAATGATCGCGTGAAACATTGTCTAGTTTGGTCTTGTCGATTACTTTCACTGCAACTTTCTCACCAGTAAATACATGGCGTGCTTGTTTTACAACAGCATAATGTCCTCGTCCAATTGTATGTTGTAGGTCATATAAACCGGCAATTTTCGTATCGATTTCAGGGTTAAAAAAGAAAGGTTTGTCACACATCTAGAGAAAGAATAAAAATCATAGATTTCGCATAACTAAGAAAAACGCACTATGAGCAAAAAGAAATGGTGTTATCCAGAAATTAATGGACGGTTATTTCGATACCGCTTGAAATTTCCCAGCTTTATGTACTCTCCATATTATAGTGACAAAAATTTGCGGCGTTGAAGTTTAATGGTGAACTTTGTACTATTATAATTAGGTTCTAATCTGCTGATTACCGATTTTTAGATTGCCAGCTTGCGATGTTGCACGACTAATATGAACTAGACAATTTTCTTTACTCAGAACTAGATGAGTTTCACGAATTAAAGGTTATATCTAAGATCCTCAGGATATTCATCTTGAGACAAGATGCGAATGAGCAATTAATTGCTAACCACTTTAAACTTTATACGACTTGTAAATGAAGAACAAGCTTGTAAACTTGTTTTTGAGGTACACGCTTCCGCCTAAAAACTGGCAATAGTCAACTGTACAGTGTGAATTAGGTGGGAGAAAGGTTTGAACTCTTGATAGAATTTTCAAAAACAAAGTAACTAAACAACTTAGTCACTATCTAAGACCATTCCTAAGTAGCATCTTAAATACTTAATCGGATATAAACTTAGAGAGCAGTAATTTCATCTGACAGTTAAAGTCCTTTGATGAAGCACACTTGAATGCCAAATGGCAGGCCTTTTAAATTCTAGAACTGGAATTAAGCCAGGTTGACACCAATGGATAATACTGACGCCGACCGTTTTCTTCTCTGGATCCAGTACTCAAGCAGTGGTTGTGAAGTTATTTTCCATGGACGAGCTGCTTGTCGCTAAATAGATAAACACTTGATTTTTCAatactgtcagtcagtcagctacaacgtagaaccaggcacatatatgcatcggtccaagttgccatacctcgttagcacaacaagatcaacaccgaatttatagaagtagttaatttagtggtgataatatataaaagataggttgtatataaggatgaTACTCCCTCTTCTCTGCTTTGTCTTGTTGATTTCTCTTGCTGCAATGTCACAAGCGTTCAGTACTTTAACCTATGAATACTAGGCTCCTGGGTTGTATATGACTGActagttcagtcagtcagtcagctacaacgtaggaccaggcacacttatgcatcggtccaagttgccatacctcgttagcacaacaagatcaacaccgaattcatagaaatagttaatttagtggtggtagtatataaagaaaggttgtatataaggatatagtataggaaggaagttatgaagcaattttaatctaaaggtttaagggaagataaagagtgtaaacacctacgccattgtgatcgattctgagccgtgtcacacagtctccaaccattggttacgatagtcacgcggaccccaaccaggtagtctgcatctgccagcatggctcagactagaagttagtgacttcaagcattgatgcccctaactctcttccaagcatcccctacactagtcagcattgcgcgtcgtggtaatcggtgttcaggaatacgtaacacgtggcccaaccatctcagttgatgaagattcatgacttcatcaactgatttaccatcatcattccctaataccctgtgtctaacctcactgttacttacctggtgatcccagcagatgcgagcaatatttctaagacatctgtggtcaaatactagtaacttacgagtatcttctactcttaatggccatgtttcacagccgtaaagtagagcagagcgaactgctgcgcagtatactcgtcccttaattgatagacggatatctcgtcttcgccataggtgacgtaagttggcaagagccgaacgagctttctgaatccgtgctgagatttcgtcagacaccaattCATTagagctgatcagacttccaagataagtgaagttatcgacgcgttcgactacttcacttcctatccttagttcaggtgttgacgtaagccagtcctggagtaacaatttacatttagatggggagaaacgcatcccaaacatcctggcattattactcagttctaacagaagactctgcattttatcagcgtcatcacaaaacaggactatgtcatctgcgtattctaagtcgataagtggacctcctggtaggagatcaactcctgaaaattcagtcgacgagtgttatttccagcaatatgtttataatgaagttaaacaaaaatggggatagtggacagccttgacggacaccacttgaggttgtaaaatcatatgacagttcgccataaccTCTcgctcgactggtagtgttcgagtaaagagccttcacaaggtttatgtagtTCTGAGGTACacttttcaatgacagacactgtcacagaacctctcggtctacaaagtcaaatgctgctttcaagtcaagaaaaattatcattgtcggacaccgacaaacatgtctgtgctctaaaacctgacgaatagtgaatatgtggtcgatacagccacgaccaggtctgaagccagcctgattttctcgtgtttgcagttcacgagtcttaggcgcccgataattagtgaggcaagtattttagaagctatgttagtcagactaatccctctatggttatcgcaggatgattttggccccttcttatatattgggacaataagtgattgtgaccagtcagatgggattatgtccaactcccagattttagctaaaatattagtcaatctaatcgctaaaattgaaccaccatatttaaagacctctggagccaatccatcagtaCCGGCTGCTCTTCCACGTTTCAGATTGGTTATAGCTAtttgaacttcaactagagtTGAGGGACCTACTTCAGTGTTCTATTCAGACTGTTCGAGAATGatgggtaactgtagagtagctgaaggttagctgaactgctccttaaagtgttccgcccatcgttctaaacgtctgtgctgagagcagataagagtgtcGTCTTTTCCCGAGATTGTTTCACTTACACGTAACCTCTTAATTCCGGTTTTTTTTATTAGTGtgaagagttgtctggtgtttCCTACAGCAGCTGCCTTTTCTACCTCTTTCGTTTTTGTTCCCCACCACTTCTCAAgatcgttccgtagacttttggttacCCTAGAACTGATTTGCTCTCGCTCTTTATCGTTTTCAGAGTCTGATGGGAtaagtttacgcgaatccatcagtgaaatggGCTTGGAAAATCCATTGATTTTTTTGgaaccctttggtttaaattactaatagatgttactgctgtttccacaactgttcgtatatctttccaaacAGCATCTAGGTCAGTCTCCTTTATAGAACTGCCAGTACTGAGTTGCGAATCCATGTTTCGTACAGGTACAAATCCTTAACTTGACATTCTAGTCCTATACCATAGCACTACAAATCGGTATCATAGTCGTAACTACATTATTATCTACTGACACTTGAGTCAGTAAAATACGTCAAGATGTTATTATTTGTTAGATAATTTATACCACAATCAGTGGGCAACCATTCCACAGTGACGTCATCTATTTCACTATCGGTAGTCAATAAAATGCTTGGATATATACACCACAGTCTAACAATGATTAGGACGTATACCATCAACTTGTAATAGCAGTTCGACTTTATCAGGTACATTCTTTGTACTTTTAGTTCACATTGTCTAGAAgttcatgaaaataataatcgtAGTTTTATTATGTAAGTGAACCTTTCATTATTGATATAGTTCACTGTCGACCCTAGAAATATCATGACAGATTATCATTACAGGACGCGAAATCTTACAAAAAGAATGGGCGTGATGTTTTTTATTAGGAACAATAGATAGAAAGAGTGCTAACCGTTGTTTTCTTTCATTTGGAAGTGAATATAACAACTTAAACAAGAGTGATTTCTCATAACAAGTACTCTTACCTATATAAAATCCAATGCCAAAGGATAGACAGTATAGCCGTATTTTTGATATGACTGACATTTACAATAAGCATTACGGAAAATTACCCAGGCATAACAACAACTGCTAAAAAAGCGCGCTCCGATTAT is part of the Schistosoma mansoni strain Puerto Rico chromosome 1, complete genome genome and harbors:
- a CDS encoding serine/threonine kinase, translated to MCDKPFFFNPEIDTKIAGLYDLQHTIGRGHYAVVKQARHVFTGEKVAVKVIDKTKLDNVSRDHLFQEVVCMKLVQHPNVVRLYEVIDTPTKLYLVLELGDGGDLYDYITSHGNGLSEKVAKRYFRQIVTAIAYCHKLRVVHRDLKPENVVFFEKLGLVKLTDFGFSNKFIPGTNLDTACGSLAYSAPEILLGDSYDAPKVDIWSLGVILYMLVSGNLPFQETNDSETLTKIMDCDYSMPSHLSPDCKRLISRLLIRDPQKRAHLDDILQDDWLKLDGNDLPIELFSVPLISREHLSFEDHMEILSKMAEGELASVEEIQSTLDRNEYNHIAATYYLLAERKLKRNYIEEYKRLASQSQLNEKRKQEQQKCINCVFGLSENAKQMQNVENNINPKSLVNSVMGSSTPTPTSRILNSLGSSNVEDRVRRFSMILEDEEEEEESKGSPIASTSFDRYITGINESVKMVNDSDALHPCFADTSEEAMLEEEEEELATVAGLACVRSELLTDHMVNHVLSMSDSEFTSNVHGTVVLTRPCSRTSGSAIGASDSAESDVPLSPWNANTMGFANSLNRITSTTRSLPPVETRRKNTYRRGLISHRPLTTVKSSPQLLKHIAEEDWNSHTSVETNNSLYVDKRRKKLAECFMQNPAVYTTAEDSLGIRSLRSSYNLYRSIKYVDDQLIGLRPTSFYTTSTQQTYSGAHSPAWTRRFLNTPASSSRPASIGSWNAILNMSLMSDQRRPSFCSSPVEPQIGAINRRKVLYSNNSQGPYILNKGINPDRRCSGPPGLLLAVSGLYYPGSGVTLPSRSDSDTSFLEQHDISHLPSNLDHSFSPEEPSDESYMQNGTKCLDTVTELSDVIRNNHRSILPSISGVNKRGSTRSPHRTLSNSRKTASWCSSAPILCETSEQPHLTYMQSNNIGLTTLSLESNSQLGGSNTVREHCTPIREEDDEVGRSGETPTFRTSNLLFGLNQRRKSESSNMHTSSTLFATSNMTRGGFATLAESESTSTISQLPNISAQRNDALQNGGSSQCTTSNFSLSSLATSLRDSRYMIDIIRGTFELQCQYNRRFTNSIAGVNSCEYNSSRASTSTSVRSLTAISENFPINNQLKEDFPLEDSQRLPFYNRNLLHPSESILKASTKNNILQNSNMIKDSMNSCLNHDFLVTGSSQKTSISGISNTEVVCSVNPVLESNDNNFPSISLEHSSPVRVGSLFTHNHRNGSCKSISQSTTSFKCPTHLSSGRESLKRSNISCLPDHRCSIVENMNPETHNNNDNNNITNYSELSNESVNQWTHKSNTPNHKQVSSFTLIFQSVCLFI